One Candidatus Hydrogenedentota bacterium DNA segment encodes these proteins:
- the hisB gene encoding imidazoleglycerol-phosphate dehydratase HisB, with product MRQAQVNRKTNETEIALRVNIDGTGDGRIDTGIGFFDHMLNHIARHGLIDLDIQAVGDLHIDPHHTVEDVGICLGKALLEAVGVPKGIRRYGHAVIPMDEALAEVAVDFSGRPFLVFNADLPKGSLGGFDVELAEEFMQAVAVNARLTLHVNLRYGRNTHHCIEGIFKALAQALRRALELDPRNGDTIPSTKGMLET from the coding sequence ATGCGTCAAGCACAGGTTAACCGGAAGACCAACGAGACGGAAATTGCCCTGCGTGTCAACATTGACGGCACGGGGGACGGTCGTATCGACACGGGCATCGGCTTCTTCGACCATATGCTCAATCACATTGCCCGCCACGGCCTGATTGATCTCGATATCCAGGCGGTGGGGGATTTGCACATCGACCCGCACCACACCGTTGAAGATGTGGGCATCTGCCTGGGCAAAGCACTCCTGGAGGCGGTGGGTGTCCCCAAAGGCATCCGGCGCTACGGCCATGCCGTCATTCCGATGGACGAGGCCCTGGCGGAAGTCGCCGTGGATTTCAGCGGGCGGCCCTTTCTTGTCTTTAACGCCGATTTACCGAAGGGCAGCCTGGGTGGTTTTGACGTGGAGCTGGCGGAGGAATTCATGCAGGCCGTGGCGGTCAACGCCCGTCTGACGCTCCATGTAAACCTGCGCTACGGCAGGAACACACACCATTGCATCGAGGGTATTTTCAAGGCGTTGGCGCAGGCCTTGCGCCGCGCGCTGGAGCTGGATCCGCGAAACGGCGACACCATACCCTCCACAAAAGGAATGTTGGAAACGTGA
- the rsfS gene encoding ribosome silencing factor: MATLVPKKQEISEEERFEANLYKLADLALEKKAKDLKVYNVNGLTVTTDALVICTATSEPQVKAVFSAVKEGMREIGKPSIYTEGGYNDGWLIIDFGDILFHIFREQAREFYDLDGLWADAPEFKLDLKP, from the coding sequence TTGGCAACGCTAGTCCCGAAGAAACAGGAAATATCCGAAGAAGAACGTTTTGAGGCCAATCTTTACAAACTGGCCGATCTCGCGCTGGAAAAGAAGGCCAAAGATCTGAAAGTCTACAATGTGAACGGGCTTACAGTGACGACGGACGCGCTGGTGATCTGCACGGCCACGAGCGAGCCCCAGGTGAAGGCCGTCTTCAGCGCCGTTAAAGAGGGAATGCGTGAAATCGGCAAACCCTCCATCTACACCGAGGGCGGTTACAACGACGGTTGGCTCATCATCGACTTTGGTGATATCCTTTTCCACATCTTCCGCGAACAGGCGCGGGAATTCTATGACCTCGACGGCCTCTGGGCGGATGCGCCAGAGTTCAAGCTTGACCTGAAGCCCTGA
- a CDS encoding HDOD domain-containing protein, with protein MSEEKQSAPEQVIGVVGDLPALPAVVAEVLRITEDPSTSTADVSDIIQSDPAMTAKVLRVSNSSYYGMKQYVGTLKLALVILGVREVRNIVLGISVFETLNEQGGDMKIAQEIWNRSLKTAGLCKKLAGTLALGLQGEEFIAGLLSDIGVMGMLRKDGKGAYRSIYETLGHDPRILCKAEKMQYGFTHAAVSRAMAMQWSLPQTLSDALGHQYRAEGESLRTAKDPKLAAVIRIGKAIGHTGDNETRIDLALEELEAWNILSDARKPIADDARGPLLLEFLDEMQSVAALPL; from the coding sequence ATGTCGGAGGAGAAGCAAAGCGCACCGGAGCAGGTGATTGGGGTGGTGGGGGACCTTCCCGCCCTGCCGGCCGTGGTTGCCGAGGTGCTGCGCATCACCGAGGATCCATCCACGTCCACTGCGGACGTCAGCGATATCATACAAAGTGATCCCGCGATGACGGCGAAAGTGCTTCGGGTCAGCAATTCCTCCTATTACGGCATGAAGCAGTACGTGGGGACGCTCAAGCTCGCTCTGGTGATCCTCGGGGTTCGCGAGGTGCGCAACATCGTCCTGGGTATATCGGTGTTCGAGACACTGAACGAGCAGGGCGGCGACATGAAGATCGCTCAGGAGATCTGGAATCGTTCCCTGAAGACCGCCGGTCTTTGCAAGAAGCTGGCGGGCACGCTGGCTCTGGGGCTCCAGGGCGAAGAGTTTATCGCGGGGCTCCTGTCGGATATCGGTGTGATGGGCATGCTTCGCAAAGACGGCAAGGGCGCCTACCGCTCGATCTACGAAACGCTCGGCCACGATCCCCGTATCCTGTGCAAGGCCGAGAAAATGCAGTATGGTTTCACCCACGCGGCGGTAAGCCGGGCGATGGCCATGCAGTGGAGTCTGCCCCAGACCCTCTCGGATGCCCTGGGCCACCAGTATCGGGCCGAGGGGGAGAGCCTGCGCACGGCCAAGGATCCGAAACTGGCCGCCGTTATCCGCATTGGCAAGGCGATCGGCCACACCGGGGACAACGAAACCCGGATCGATCTGGCCCTGGAAGAGCTGGAGGCGTGGAATATTCTCTCGGATGCCCGCAAGCCCATTGCGGACGACGCCCGCGGCCCCCTGCTCCTCGAATTTCTGGACGAAATGCAGTCCGTCGCCGCCCTTCCGCTCTAA
- a CDS encoding universal stress protein — translation MIKRILVPTDGSELAQTGAAYAISLAQSFKAHIQGIYVIDVKLLEGPFLQDLSASLGTAPYVNYQGNISMLLEERGKSALKALSEACEAAGVPCETTQASGVVPRVIVEHSGLADLIVMGRGGEHNEWLDGLVGSTAEAVIRRSELPVLITGTPDPGHERVLMAYDGSSHSQNALRTAVAFAEMWNTSLNILIVGDGSNPAAAAEVAGYLEAHGVSGQVIESTGDSGEQIVAHAKSTNADLIVMGAYGHSKVRELVVGSTTTYVINHAACPVLLAR, via the coding sequence ATGATCAAGCGAATCCTGGTACCAACGGACGGCAGTGAGTTGGCGCAGACGGGGGCGGCCTATGCGATTTCCCTTGCCCAGTCCTTCAAGGCGCACATTCAGGGTATTTATGTGATTGACGTGAAGCTTCTGGAGGGACCCTTCCTCCAGGACTTATCTGCATCGCTGGGCACGGCCCCCTATGTCAACTATCAGGGCAACATTTCCATGCTTCTTGAGGAGCGGGGGAAAAGCGCCCTGAAGGCGTTGTCCGAGGCCTGTGAGGCGGCGGGCGTGCCTTGCGAGACGACCCAGGCATCCGGTGTGGTGCCCCGGGTTATCGTCGAGCACAGCGGTCTGGCGGATCTTATCGTGATGGGGCGAGGCGGTGAGCACAACGAATGGCTGGACGGACTGGTGGGTTCCACGGCGGAAGCGGTCATCCGCCGCTCCGAGTTGCCCGTTCTGATTACGGGGACACCGGATCCGGGCCACGAGCGCGTGCTGATGGCCTATGACGGAAGCAGCCATTCCCAGAACGCCCTCCGCACGGCGGTGGCCTTTGCGGAGATGTGGAACACGTCCCTGAACATTCTTATCGTGGGTGATGGTTCCAATCCGGCGGCCGCCGCGGAGGTGGCGGGATACCTGGAGGCACACGGTGTCAGTGGCCAGGTCATCGAGTCGACGGGTGATTCCGGTGAGCAGATCGTGGCCCATGCGAAGTCCACGAATGCGGACCTTATCGTGATGGGGGCCTACGGCCATTCAAAAGTTCGTGAACTCGTGGTGGGTAGCACGACAACTTATGTCATTAATCATGCGGCGTGTCCGGTGCTTCTGGCGCGCTAA
- a CDS encoding glycosyltransferase family 2 protein has translation MNGAPTVPRAHALTVLILVPNAQDRLERCLESVTWADDIFCVVDSKTNDGSEAIARRYTDHVVTHTYENAAAQRNWALPQIGTEWTLVLDADEWISNELAAEIRRIIAAPGGLNGYQIKRLSYFFGKLILHCGWHRDYNLRLFRTAQGRYLDKKVHSRVVVEGAEGRIDAIMYHDTYRNFDEYFRTFQRFTSWGAEDAYARGKRAGLLDLTVRPFLRFVKMYILRQGFRDGYHGAVLCGLAACSVFTKYAKLWHLAQMDSQDGGQDR, from the coding sequence ATGAACGGGGCTCCCACAGTGCCGCGCGCGCATGCCCTTACGGTCTTGATTCTGGTTCCCAATGCGCAGGACAGGCTCGAACGTTGCCTTGAGAGTGTGACCTGGGCCGATGATATTTTCTGTGTGGTCGATTCCAAGACAAACGACGGATCCGAGGCCATCGCCCGTCGCTACACGGACCACGTGGTGACCCACACCTACGAGAACGCTGCGGCCCAGCGCAATTGGGCCCTTCCACAAATCGGGACGGAGTGGACTCTCGTGCTGGATGCGGATGAATGGATTTCCAATGAACTTGCCGCCGAAATCCGTCGGATTATCGCGGCCCCCGGCGGCCTCAATGGCTACCAGATAAAGCGGCTGTCCTATTTCTTCGGGAAGCTGATTCTCCACTGCGGCTGGCATCGCGACTACAACCTCCGTCTCTTCCGCACGGCCCAGGGCCGCTACCTCGACAAGAAGGTCCATTCCCGGGTGGTGGTGGAAGGCGCCGAAGGCCGTATCGACGCGATCATGTATCACGACACCTACCGAAACTTTGACGAGTATTTTCGAACCTTCCAGCGGTTTACAAGTTGGGGGGCCGAAGATGCCTACGCCCGCGGCAAGCGGGCCGGTCTGCTTGACCTGACCGTGCGCCCCTTTCTGCGTTTTGTTAAAATGTACATCCTCCGACAGGGCTTCCGGGACGGATACCATGGCGCGGTGCTGTGCGGCCTCGCGGCCTGCTCGGTATTCACCAAGTACGCCAAGCTCTGGCACCTCGCCCAAATGGATTCACAGGACGGCGGCCAGGACCGGTAG
- a CDS encoding glycosyltransferase produces MNILHLDDQLGWRGGEQQASWLVQGLVAKGHKVWISGKADGEFLKSTHGGAPLIRLPLPFWAEVDLYTCWRLAQVVYQEEIDIIHAHTSHTHTIACITKAMARRGSAVVSRRVSFPPKTDRFNQWKYRAPDALLAVSEKVADVLRESNLPQEKIIRVYSAIDLARLDVPPATRESLGLDEKATFMLSAGALVDHKDHATLLSAMPAVVAAVPKARLLIAGEGELRGALEQQIAALDLGAHVTLLGHRTDVPALVNAADLYVSSSWSEGLGTSVLEALACKTPVVAAEAGGIPEMILPGKTGRLVPNRNPEALADAIIDALKHPKESARMAGAGKKLVEQSFTASRMVESTLEVYLKLIAKAREYTP; encoded by the coding sequence ATGAACATACTTCATCTTGACGATCAACTGGGATGGCGTGGTGGCGAGCAGCAGGCAAGCTGGCTGGTCCAGGGGCTGGTGGCCAAAGGCCACAAGGTCTGGATTTCTGGCAAGGCCGACGGCGAGTTCCTGAAGTCAACCCACGGTGGCGCGCCCCTGATCCGGCTGCCGCTGCCTTTCTGGGCGGAGGTGGACCTCTATACGTGCTGGCGACTCGCCCAAGTGGTCTATCAGGAGGAAATCGATATCATTCACGCCCACACCAGCCACACCCACACCATCGCCTGCATTACGAAGGCCATGGCCCGGCGGGGATCGGCCGTCGTTTCGCGCAGGGTAAGTTTCCCTCCAAAGACTGACCGATTCAATCAGTGGAAGTATCGCGCGCCCGATGCGCTCCTCGCCGTCTCCGAAAAAGTGGCGGATGTATTGCGGGAGAGTAATCTTCCCCAGGAGAAAATCATTCGCGTGTACAGTGCCATCGATCTTGCCCGGCTCGATGTGCCGCCCGCAACAAGGGAAAGCCTGGGGCTGGACGAAAAGGCGACCTTCATGCTCTCCGCCGGCGCGCTCGTGGATCACAAGGATCACGCCACGCTCCTGAGCGCCATGCCCGCGGTCGTTGCGGCGGTACCGAAGGCGCGCCTCCTGATCGCGGGCGAGGGAGAGCTTCGCGGGGCCTTGGAACAGCAGATTGCGGCGCTCGACCTCGGCGCACACGTCACCTTGCTCGGCCATCGTACGGATGTCCCCGCGCTGGTGAACGCGGCGGATCTCTACGTGTCCTCCAGTTGGTCCGAGGGCCTGGGAACTTCGGTACTTGAGGCCCTCGCCTGCAAGACCCCCGTGGTCGCGGCGGAAGCGGGCGGTATACCGGAAATGATACTGCCGGGGAAAACCGGGCGTCTGGTGCCGAACCGGAATCCGGAGGCGCTGGCGGACGCGATCATTGATGCCCTGAAACACCCGAAGGAAAGCGCACGGATGGCAGGCGCGGGGAAGAAGCTGGTGGAGCAATCCTTTACCGCATCGCGAATGGTGGAGAGCACGCTGGAAGTCTATTTGAAGCTGATTGCAAAGGCGCGGGAGTATACGCCATGA
- a CDS encoding glycosyltransferase family 4 protein: MSTGPLHILLTDPHSDGGGQVRYVQSLAGELRRMGHRVTIGCRPGSVLVQVARDTDSDVLDCFHYARGMRPARWMRDIRAMGRFVRDARPDLVHVNGSQDHWVAALAWTLSGRDFPILRTRHNTYSVKRGAINRWLNSHCTRHQIAVCEMVRQSLAAHPAFEASRLTAIHNGVDTARYAPDPVMRATVRVEFGYGDDDIVFGIAARLVEAKGHTYLFEAVARIASEVPALRVLVLGQGALESKLKDQVRRLGLTSRVHFGGFRTDMERCVHAFDVGVLPSIDCDTSSFSLKEQMSAGIPVITSDYGGLPEIVSDGREGLVVPNGAIAPLARALSEMALHPELRRRMGEAGRARVLGEFSLQAFAGRTVDVYRNLLETADEHTSS; this comes from the coding sequence ATGTCAACAGGCCCTTTGCATATCTTGCTGACCGACCCCCACAGCGATGGCGGCGGGCAGGTGCGCTACGTGCAGAGTCTCGCGGGCGAACTCCGGCGCATGGGGCACCGCGTCACGATCGGTTGCCGCCCGGGGAGTGTGCTGGTCCAGGTGGCGCGTGATACGGACAGCGACGTTCTCGATTGTTTCCACTACGCCCGGGGAATGCGCCCGGCCCGCTGGATGCGGGATATCCGCGCCATGGGACGTTTCGTGCGCGATGCGCGCCCCGACCTTGTACACGTGAACGGCTCCCAGGATCACTGGGTCGCCGCGCTGGCCTGGACACTTTCCGGCCGCGACTTTCCAATCTTGAGAACGCGCCACAACACCTACTCGGTGAAGCGCGGCGCAATAAACCGATGGCTGAACTCCCACTGCACGCGGCACCAGATTGCCGTATGCGAGATGGTGCGCCAGTCGCTGGCCGCCCACCCGGCTTTTGAAGCGTCGCGCCTGACCGCGATTCACAATGGCGTGGACACGGCGCGTTACGCCCCGGATCCCGTCATGCGGGCCACGGTGCGGGTGGAGTTCGGCTACGGCGATGACGACATCGTATTCGGCATCGCCGCCCGACTGGTGGAGGCGAAGGGACACACCTACCTTTTTGAGGCCGTTGCGCGGATTGCCTCGGAAGTACCCGCCCTGCGCGTGCTGGTTCTCGGCCAGGGCGCGCTGGAATCGAAGCTGAAAGACCAGGTGCGGCGTCTCGGGCTGACGTCCAGGGTCCACTTTGGGGGGTTTCGAACGGACATGGAGCGCTGCGTGCACGCCTTTGACGTTGGGGTGCTGCCGTCTATCGACTGCGACACCTCGTCGTTCAGTTTAAAGGAGCAGATGTCCGCCGGAATTCCGGTCATCACCTCCGATTACGGCGGTCTTCCCGAGATCGTGAGCGATGGGCGGGAGGGCCTGGTAGTGCCCAACGGCGCGATCGCACCCCTGGCCCGGGCGCTGTCCGAAATGGCGCTCCATCCCGAGCTCCGGCGCCGGATGGGTGAGGCCGGGCGCGCGCGCGTACTGGGCGAGTTTTCCCTGCAGGCTTTTGCCGGGCGGACCGTGGACGTTTACCGAAACCTACTGGAAACAGCCGATGAACATACTTCATCTTGA
- the hisH gene encoding imidazole glycerol phosphate synthase subunit HisH produces the protein MIAIVDYGMGNLRSAQKGFEKAGHRAVITRDPDVIDSAAGVVLPGVGAFKDCIDGLRERGLVDSVKAAAESGRPFLGICVGLQLLFEYSEEGEGAAGLGIFKGRVVRFDPASETGLKVPHMGWNQLQCIGEPGPENLLEYASRDPYAYFVHSYRAVPADSGIVRATCTYGTTFPAIIGEGHVFATQFHPEKSQQDGIAILRAFGNLVSGMRRVA, from the coding sequence GTGATAGCCATTGTCGACTATGGCATGGGAAACCTTCGAAGCGCGCAAAAGGGATTCGAGAAGGCCGGTCATCGCGCCGTGATCACGCGGGACCCCGACGTCATCGACTCCGCCGCGGGCGTGGTGTTGCCCGGCGTGGGCGCCTTCAAAGACTGTATCGACGGGCTGCGCGAGCGCGGTCTGGTGGACTCCGTGAAGGCCGCCGCGGAAAGCGGGCGTCCCTTTCTGGGGATATGCGTCGGCCTCCAATTGCTTTTTGAGTACAGCGAAGAAGGCGAAGGCGCGGCGGGGCTGGGCATTTTCAAGGGGCGGGTGGTGCGTTTTGACCCCGCCTCGGAAACGGGTCTTAAAGTCCCCCACATGGGCTGGAACCAGCTTCAGTGCATTGGTGAACCGGGTCCGGAAAACCTGCTCGAATACGCCAGTCGGGACCCCTACGCTTATTTTGTACACAGTTATCGTGCCGTGCCCGCGGACAGCGGGATTGTCCGCGCGACCTGCACCTATGGCACTACTTTTCCCGCAATCATTGGCGAGGGCCATGTTTTCGCGACCCAGTTTCACCCGGAAAAGAGCCAGCAGGATGGTATTGCTATTCTGCGTGCCTTCGGAAATCTGGTTTCCGGGATGAGGCGCGTGGCGTAA
- a CDS encoding serine/threonine protein kinase, with the protein MAEDQFTPDRPKLYHYKLDRILGQGGTGRVYRGIDTKKGEVVAIKLFRENFFRNMLHLRDIVKSVKRFKKYSHANVVKIYDFLDGEDGKCMIMEYVDGPDLKWYLINRPWNVKERIGIISQICSGLQYLHEQKIIHHDIKPANILFTRTGMVKLADFSLYGNSLLLDLIDKGAGEQITPMYVPPEIIRGEGASPQSDQYSLGVTMYLLFAERLPFQVDNLQRLYQCHLSVQPDHPSLVNPKCPHALGDVILKLMAKKPADRFGDCDELRIAIAEMGRSRI; encoded by the coding sequence ATGGCCGAAGATCAATTTACTCCGGACAGGCCGAAGCTCTACCACTACAAGCTCGATCGAATTCTCGGCCAGGGTGGCACCGGTCGGGTATATCGTGGCATCGACACCAAGAAGGGCGAAGTCGTCGCGATCAAGCTGTTCCGTGAAAACTTCTTCCGGAACATGCTCCACCTGCGGGATATCGTCAAGAGCGTCAAGCGCTTCAAGAAGTACAGCCACGCCAACGTGGTCAAGATTTATGACTTCCTGGACGGCGAAGACGGCAAGTGCATGATTATGGAGTACGTGGACGGCCCCGATCTGAAGTGGTACCTCATCAATCGCCCGTGGAACGTCAAGGAGCGCATCGGGATCATCTCCCAGATTTGCTCCGGCCTGCAGTACCTTCACGAGCAGAAAATCATACACCACGACATCAAGCCCGCCAACATCCTGTTCACCCGCACGGGCATGGTGAAGCTGGCCGACTTCTCCCTCTACGGAAACAGCCTACTCCTCGACCTCATCGACAAAGGGGCGGGCGAGCAGATCACGCCGATGTATGTGCCGCCCGAGATCATTCGGGGCGAGGGCGCTTCCCCCCAGAGTGATCAGTACTCCCTCGGGGTGACGATGTATCTACTCTTCGCCGAGCGCCTCCCCTTCCAGGTTGACAATCTTCAACGACTCTACCAATGCCACCTGAGTGTCCAGCCCGATCACCCCTCGCTGGTCAACCCCAAGTGCCCCCACGCCCTGGGCGACGTTATCCTGAAGCTCATGGCCAAGAAGCCCGCGGATCGCTTCGGCGACTGCGATGAATTGCGTATCGCGATTGCCGAAATGGGCCGCAGCCGCATCTGA
- the gatB gene encoding Asp-tRNA(Asn)/Glu-tRNA(Gln) amidotransferase subunit GatB, whose translation MEYEAVIGLEVHVQLNCKSKLFCGCSTNFHAPANTNVCPVCLGMPGAMPVMNRAMVDKSVAVGLALDCKISRWSKMDRKNYFYPDQSKNYQISQYDLPVNHGGHLDIEVNGETKRIGITRAHIEEDTARNTHALGGGQSGVDFNRCGVPLLEIVTDPDIHSADEAYAYLTELKQILQYLDVSDCNMEEGALRAEPNISVRPKGSTTLGTKTEVKNLGSFSGAHKAIQYEIARQIQVLKEGGKIVQETRGWDEERGVTFSQRAKESAHDYRYFPEPDLVPIAVDETWEQRIRESLPELPAVRRHRMVNVYGLSAYDAGVLTTSRAMADYYEAVAKAADPKKAANWIMGDLQALIVEEKGEIEAIKVTPDALAAMINLIEDGTISGKIAKEVLVEMYRTGKTPGAVVEEKGLVQISDSSALEAAVAEVLARNPAQVEEFRAGKDKVLGFLVGQIMKATQGKANPQMVNDILRKQLAK comes from the coding sequence ATGGAATACGAAGCGGTAATCGGCCTGGAAGTGCACGTGCAGTTGAACTGCAAGTCAAAGCTATTCTGCGGCTGCAGCACGAACTTCCACGCGCCCGCGAACACGAACGTGTGTCCGGTGTGTCTGGGTATGCCCGGCGCCATGCCCGTAATGAACCGCGCCATGGTGGACAAATCCGTGGCCGTGGGTCTGGCGCTGGACTGCAAAATTTCCCGCTGGTCAAAGATGGACCGGAAGAACTATTTCTATCCCGACCAGTCGAAGAACTATCAGATCAGCCAGTACGATCTGCCCGTGAACCACGGCGGCCATCTGGATATCGAAGTCAATGGCGAGACTAAGCGCATCGGCATTACCCGCGCCCATATCGAGGAAGATACGGCGCGCAATACGCACGCGCTGGGCGGCGGGCAGAGCGGCGTGGATTTCAATCGCTGCGGTGTGCCGCTGCTTGAAATCGTGACCGATCCGGACATTCACAGCGCGGACGAGGCTTACGCCTACCTCACCGAGCTGAAGCAGATCCTTCAGTACCTCGATGTGAGCGATTGCAACATGGAGGAAGGCGCGCTGCGGGCCGAGCCGAACATCAGCGTGCGTCCGAAAGGCAGCACCACCCTGGGCACGAAGACGGAGGTGAAGAATCTGGGCTCCTTCAGCGGCGCGCACAAGGCGATCCAGTACGAAATCGCCCGCCAGATTCAGGTGCTGAAAGAAGGTGGCAAGATCGTTCAGGAAACGCGGGGCTGGGACGAGGAACGGGGCGTCACCTTTTCCCAGCGCGCAAAGGAATCTGCCCACGATTACCGCTATTTTCCCGAACCCGATCTCGTACCCATCGCGGTTGACGAAACGTGGGAGCAGCGGATTCGCGAGTCCCTCCCGGAGCTGCCGGCCGTACGTCGGCACCGCATGGTCAACGTGTACGGCCTGTCCGCCTACGACGCGGGCGTGCTGACTACGTCGAGGGCGATGGCGGACTATTACGAGGCCGTGGCGAAGGCGGCGGACCCGAAGAAGGCCGCCAACTGGATCATGGGCGATCTCCAGGCGCTGATTGTGGAGGAGAAGGGCGAAATCGAGGCCATCAAAGTAACGCCCGACGCCCTGGCCGCCATGATAAACTTGATTGAAGATGGTACAATCAGTGGTAAGATAGCCAAGGAGGTGCTGGTGGAGATGTACCGCACGGGGAAAACCCCGGGAGCGGTCGTGGAAGAAAAAGGTCTCGTTCAGATCAGCGACAGCAGCGCGCTGGAGGCCGCGGTGGCGGAGGTGCTGGCCCGGAACCCCGCCCAGGTGGAAGAATTTCGGGCGGGTAAAGACAAGGTGCTTGGCTTCCTTGTCGGGCAGATCATGAAGGCAACCCAAGGCAAGGCCAATCCACAAATGGTAAACGACATACTGCGCAAGCAACTTGCGAAATAG
- a CDS encoding ABC-F family ATP-binding cassette domain-containing protein, which yields MSLVRLENITKTYAGREVLDSIDFRVEEGEHVGLIGRNGTGKSTIFRLITGDIEPDKGIVDRMKRMRVSCLSQLHKVDESMTIYDIVLESFEEILALEVELGVLEERMSTGDEDALHEYSEKQESFSIRGGYDFRVRIKQVLQGLGFAETEFSMPFMNLSGGQRTRLMLALVLLEEGDLLLLDEPENHLDLEAREWLESYLKSCPKSVVIISHDRQMLNNVVDRVVELERGEIRSYPGNYDEYLARKSLHREQQQAEFERQQEFIRKEQAWIDRFRYKNTKAKQVQSRIKRLEKLDVVDAPLAEANSVKFKMGEVARSGELVLEAKDLSMGYGGLTLYKKVSFTCCRGERIGIVGPNGTGKTTLLRQLAGQHPGLSGEVTLGHKVIRGFYEQNHESLNPSFDILTEVHSAKVEWTPEQIRSYMGRFLFTGDDVFKSIDSLSGGELSRVAMAKLLLGGANLLLLDEPTNHLDIVSREALEKSLATYEGAIIVVSHDRTLIDKLVEKLIVIENGVASVHLGNYSDYRYKNRDVPEKKAEATEEVLKIRRGENRKEKKTDDKERRKIKQKMEKLEQDIESIEGLVAEIELRFTKVDPTDYGAQQALKEEYEALKADLGEMYQSWESLASGESEVM from the coding sequence ATGAGTTTAGTACGCCTTGAAAACATAACCAAGACCTATGCCGGCCGCGAAGTGCTGGACAGTATCGACTTCCGCGTAGAGGAGGGCGAGCACGTGGGCCTGATCGGCCGGAATGGCACCGGCAAGTCCACCATATTTCGTCTCATTACCGGGGACATCGAGCCGGACAAGGGTATCGTGGACCGGATGAAGCGCATGCGCGTGTCCTGCCTGTCCCAGCTCCACAAAGTGGACGAAAGCATGACCATTTACGACATCGTGCTGGAATCCTTCGAAGAAATCCTGGCCCTGGAGGTGGAGTTGGGCGTGCTCGAAGAGCGCATGTCGACGGGCGACGAGGACGCTCTTCACGAATACAGTGAGAAGCAGGAAAGCTTTTCGATCCGGGGCGGCTATGATTTCCGGGTGCGAATCAAGCAGGTCCTTCAGGGACTGGGCTTCGCCGAGACCGAGTTCTCCATGCCGTTCATGAATCTCAGCGGCGGACAGCGCACACGCTTGATGCTGGCCCTGGTGCTGCTGGAAGAGGGCGATTTACTCCTGCTGGACGAGCCGGAGAACCACCTGGACCTGGAGGCGCGTGAATGGCTTGAAAGCTATCTCAAGTCGTGTCCAAAATCCGTGGTGATCATTTCCCACGACCGTCAGATGCTCAATAACGTGGTCGACCGGGTGGTGGAGTTGGAGCGGGGCGAAATCAGGAGCTATCCCGGAAACTACGACGAGTACCTTGCGCGAAAATCGCTCCACCGGGAGCAGCAGCAGGCCGAATTCGAGCGCCAGCAGGAGTTCATTCGCAAGGAACAGGCCTGGATTGATCGATTCCGCTACAAGAACACCAAAGCCAAGCAGGTGCAGAGCCGGATCAAGCGTCTGGAAAAGCTGGACGTGGTCGATGCGCCCCTCGCCGAGGCCAATTCGGTCAAGTTCAAGATGGGGGAGGTGGCCCGCTCGGGCGAGCTGGTGCTTGAGGCTAAAGATCTTTCCATGGGCTACGGCGGCCTGACGCTGTACAAGAAGGTCAGCTTCACCTGTTGTCGCGGCGAACGTATCGGTATCGTTGGTCCCAACGGCACCGGCAAGACCACCCTGCTGCGCCAGCTTGCCGGCCAGCATCCGGGACTTTCCGGTGAAGTCACGCTGGGCCACAAGGTGATTCGAGGATTCTACGAACAGAATCACGAGTCGCTGAACCCTTCCTTCGACATTCTGACGGAAGTCCACTCCGCCAAAGTGGAATGGACTCCGGAACAGATTCGCAGCTACATGGGCCGCTTTCTCTTTACCGGCGATGATGTGTTCAAGAGCATCGACAGCCTCAGCGGCGGGGAGTTGAGCCGGGTCGCCATGGCGAAACTCTTGCTGGGCGGGGCCAACCTGCTGCTGCTGGACGAACCGACAAACCACCTGGACATTGTCTCCCGGGAGGCGCTTGAAAAATCGCTTGCGACCTATGAAGGGGCGATTATCGTCGTGAGTCACGACCGTACCCTGATCGACAAGCTGGTGGAGAAACTGATCGTCATCGAAAATGGTGTTGCCTCGGTGCACCTGGGCAACTACAGCGACTATCGCTACAAGAACCGGGATGTCCCGGAGAAGAAGGCCGAGGCAACGGAAGAGGTGCTCAAGATCCGCCGGGGCGAGAACCGGAAGGAGAAGAAGACCGACGACAAGGAGCGGCGTAAGATCAAGCAGAAGATGGAGAAGCTTGAGCAGGACATTGAATCCATCGAGGGGCTTGTGGCGGAGATTGAGCTGCGATTCACCAAAGTGGATCCGACCGACTATGGCGCCCAGCAGGCTCTGAAGGAAGAGTACGAGGCGCTCAAGGCGGATCTAGGGGAAATGTATCAGTCCTGGGAGTCCCTCGCGTCGGGTGAGTCGGAGGTAATGTGA